Genomic segment of Terriglobales bacterium:
AGGGCAAGCGAGACCCCGGTGGAGGAGGCGGTCATCACGTGACCGCCGGAGCCCGCCGCTCCGCTGCCCGCGCTGCCGCCGCCCGAAGCCTGCTGGTAGAGATAGTAGCCGCCGGCGGCCAGGCCGGCCACCACCGCCAGCGCCGCCATCCACGACAAGAAGGACTTCATGATTGCCTCGCTGCCATCTGCGCCACCACCACCTTGCCGGTGTAGCGCGCGATCAAGGGTGCAAACGCCGTCCGGTCGGGAGGAGCGTCGCCCTTCCAGTGGAGCATGAGAAAGGCGAGCCGGCGATACGAGAGCACGTATTGCAGGAAAGCCCAGACGCGCCGCACCGTGGCCCGCAACTGGGGATATCCCCAGCCCCGCTGCCAGGGACGCTTCCAGTAGGCGAACCAGGCGGAGGCGGGCAGGCGGCGGAAGCCGCGCAGGGTGCGCCACAGCAGCAGGCGCTCGACCGCCAGCGTGAGCAGGATCAGGGCCAGCAGCACGTAAGGCGAGAGGCGCCCGTTGCCGTCGAGCTGCCACATCCAGCGCACCGGCGCCAGCCAGGGCTGGGAGAAGCCGAAGGTGGCGAAGTTGGCGAAGGCGTGGTCCACCATCATCCAGAAGAGCGCGAGGAGAGCGGCCACCACGGCGGGCACCAGCCAGCGGCGCCAGCGCCAGGCGTACATGAGGAAGCCCAGGGCGAGGGCGACGAAGGCGGTGGCGGCGCCGTGGCCGAGAAAGCCGCCGTAGCTGTCGGGAAAGAGAGCGAGGCCGAACAGCGCCGGGCCGGAGGGCGTGGGATAGGAGTGGGCGCCGCGGAAGGCGTCCTCCAGCAGCCCAAAGCCGCTGCCCAGGGCGGCGCCGCAGAGCATGAGATCGCAGGCCCCGTAGCTGATGCGGAAGCCGCGCCAGCCCGCCAGCACCAGCAGCAGCAGCGGCAGGACCTTGCCGATCTCCTCGCTGACGGGCGCCAC
This window contains:
- a CDS encoding PrsW family glutamic-type intramembrane protease; this translates as MAAQVSPRSARPAPVAARPPAAPAPAWRSYLGDILWAARVIAGAVILVAGRSWPTYWHQLSFLVILAVLTYPVRSVRWGTIYNFFLAGSLFAWVIVGVQYVIERVIFGGHLPVVGSVLVAPVSEEIGKVLPLLLLVLAGWRGFRISYGACDLMLCGAALGSGFGLLEDAFRGAHSYPTPSGPALFGLALFPDSYGGFLGHGAATAFVALALGFLMYAWRWRRWLVPAVVAALLALFWMMVDHAFANFATFGFSQPWLAPVRWMWQLDGNGRLSPYVLLALILLTLAVERLLLWRTLRGFRRLPASAWFAYWKRPWQRGWGYPQLRATVRRVWAFLQYVLSYRRLAFLMLHWKGDAPPDRTAFAPLIARYTGKVVVAQMAARQS